The Desulfonatronum lacustre DSM 10312 region TTTGCGCCCGGAAGGGAAAAGGGGTAGGCTCATGCTTCAACACGGCAGATCCCCTTCCACTCAACGTTCGCCCCATTCTTCCCAACACGCATGACCCAATCCTACCACGCCCTGGCCCTCTACTCCGGAGGCCTGGACAGCATCCTGGCCATGAAGACCGTGCTCGACCAGGGACTGCGGGTCCTTGGCCTGCATTTCTGTTCCCCGTTTTTCGGCCATCCGGATAAAATCGAACATTGGCAACGCATTTATGGGCTGGAAATCCACCCCGTGGACGTGCACCAAACGTTTATCGACATTTTGCGCCAAGGCCCGCGCTTCGGCTACGGCAAGGTGCTCAACCCCTGCGTGGACTGCAAGATCACCATGCTCTCCCATGCCAGGTCGTTGATGGACCAGTACGGCGCCCGGTTTCTGATCAGCGGCGAAGTCCTGGGCCAGCGGCCCATGTCCCAGCGCCGGGACACCTTGAACCTGATCAGCAAGCAGGCCGAGGTCCGCGACCTGTTGCTGCGTCCGCTTTGCGCCGGGCATATGCCCTCCACGCCCATGGAGGAGGAAGGCCTGGTGGACCGCACCCGGCTGCATTCCATTTCCGGCCGCGGACGCAAGGACCAGCTCCGTCTGGCCGAATCTTACGGACTGGCCGAAATCCCCACTCCGGCCGGCGGCTGCCTGCTGGCGGAACAGGAATCCGCCAAACGATTCTGGCCGGTCCTGACCCGCATTCCCGAGCCGTCCCCGCACGACTTCGCCCTGGCCAACATGTCCCGGCAATACTGGAACGACGGACTTTGGATGATGGTCGGCCGCAACAAGTCGAATAACGATGCCCTGGCGCGCATGGCCCAGGCCGAGGATCTGCTGTTCAAGACCGCGGACGTCCAAGGCCCCCTGGCCCTGGGCCGTCGCAAGCCGGGCATAATCTGGACCGAGGAGGATATCCGCCGGGCCGCGACCTTCGTGGCCGGCTTCACCGCGAAAAAACGCCCCCCTGGACAAACTCCCCTGATTCGCGTCACCAGTTCCGGCCAATCCTCCACCCTGGAATGCCCCGCCGAATCCCCGTCCGAAACCGGCTGGGCGGAGTTCACCTGGGATCGGACCAAACGAGAAAAGCAGGACTGGATCGACGCCAATTCCCCGTCCTAACACGGCCATCCATGGACACCCTCCTCAACATCGGCCTGATCGTGATCAGCGCCGCGCTGCTCTGGAAAGGGGCGGAGCTGATCGTGGACAGCGCCGCGGCCATTGCCCGGCGCTGGGGCATTTCCGAGCTGGTCATCGGCCTGACCATCGTCGCCGCCGGAACCTCGGCTCCGGAATTCCTGGTCACCGTGACCGCCGCGTATCAGGGCTTGCCCGCCATTGCCCTTTCCAACGTCCTGGGGTCCAACATTTTCAACCTGGGCCTGATCCTCGGCCTAGTGGCCATGATCCGCCCCATTCCAACCCACCCTACCCTGCTCTACCGGGACGGAGGCCTGTTGCTGGGCCTGACCATTGCGATCATGACCATGATTTACCTGGATATTCTGGGAAGGTGGTCGGGCATGATCCTGCTGGGCGGCCTTGTCGGCTACACAACGCTGCTCTTCGTCCGCGCACCGAAGGAGATTGCCCGGATCGCGATGGATTCCGGAACCCAGGCTGGGGAAGGAACGAGTGGAGAGAACGGCCAAGAGAAAAAGGTCGCCTGGCGAACCTACCTGCTGCTTCTGACGGGCTTCATCGGCGTGGCCCTGGGCGGCAGGATCATGGTCCAGGCGGCCACGGAACTGGCCCTGGTCCTGGGAGTGAGTCAATGGACCATCGGCGTGACCATCGTCGCCGCCGGAACCTCCCTGCCGGAGCTGGCCACCTGTCTGGCCGCCTCGCTCAAGGGCCGCAACGACATGATCCTGGGGAACCTGCTGGGCAGCGACATTTTCAACTTCGCCGGAGTCCTGGGCCTGACCATGCTCCTGCGCCCCCTCCATGCCCCGGAAAACGCCCTGCTCTCCATGCTCCTGCTCAACGCCATGATGCTCCTGGTCCTGCTCTTCATCCGCAGCAACTGGGGCATCTCCAGAACAGAGGGAGCGCTACTGATCTGCATGGCCCTGGCCCGCTGGGGCGTGGATATTTCAGGCGCGTGAGCATGCGTCTTCGCGTGGTCCATCACTCGGGTCAATCTTCAATTCCTGGTATCTACTCAGCACATTTTGTATCCGCCCTTGCTCCGGCAATCGGAGTCGGGGTCGCTATCGGAATCGGAATCGGAACAGAAAAAATTTTGAACGCTTCCCAGCGTTTTCGATCCCGATCCCGATACCGATCCCGACTCCGACCCCGACAACGGCATTACTCTATGCTGAATAGTTACAATTTCTGTTTCGAATGAACCTGTCCCGGGCGTGCAGCAGTCCGTTGAATATTGGTTCCGCCACACTGCTCGGGAAATCGGTTGGTACTTGCCGAGCAACACTTGCAATCACGCCATCCAGTCGTTGGAGTATTTCCGAGATGATTGCTTCCATCTCATCCGTGGGAAAGTGGCAGGTTTTAGCTGTACTGATCCAATGCCTGTTCAGAATTTTGAACCAATGATACTGGCGATTTGCTCCGCGCACAGCCATGGCCATTTTTATTTTGCGTTCCTCCAGATTCCGTTTCGCAAGACAGGGATACGCGGAAATGATGTCGTAGAGTGGAGTGAGGTGGTAAATCCCTCCCGTCTGAATATAAATGCTGAAATTTTTGGCATGCCCATCGATCGCGGCCAACAACCAGAAGAGGAAATTCGCCGTGAGGAATGTTTTTCTGTCCGCAAAACTTCTGGATGATCCGAGGAGCAGCTTCATGATGTTTTCAATACCCGGCCCGCCGTCGCTTTCGTATTTGAGAGCTGGAGCGACGCCCAGCGCCTGACACATGTCCTCCTGAGGCAACCGGACGATCCAGGACTGATCCTCTGACGCCCTCCTGTCGAACCGTTTGATGACAAGAGCGTTTACGCCCGCAAACTGCCTCATGCTTGCTTCGGCAACCGGGAGCCCGAATTCCTTGATGATTTGATGGCAAAGCCATTCATTTTCCACACTGTCGGACAAGTCGATGTTTTGATGTTCGAGGCGGCCGATCGGCAGCTTCAGGATATGGGTGGTCGGAGTTGAGCCATGGGGACGATGCCATTTTCCATCGTGATGGAGCAACGCTGTTTTATCCTGCGCTCCAGCCAGTGATATCCGGAAATCATCCTCGCCGGAAATGCCGAGCGGCATGATCCGGCTGTTGCTGAGTATCCCGGCTATCTGATCATCGGTGACAGGAGTGGCGTCAATGTCATGGACTGGTGGAGGGTCTCTTTCGATCGGACAGAGTTGGACCGCACCGATACAGTCACGCCCGATATGCGACAGCAGATCAAAGCTGTTGTCCGAGGGAGTCTGGAATTTCCGTTGGAGATGACGCCTGACGGCCTGGTTGTCCGGGAGGAGATTGTCATAATAATTTTCCACCACTTCCCCGGAATACGGCTCTGCTCGCAACGGCATTGAAAGCGACAGGGGCCGTGCTGAATTTTCGCGCATCCAGTGTTCATGATAGGCAAATTCGAGCTTGCCGCTCGAATGACGCCTGAGCGTCCCCACCCGGAGACCATTCATCCAGACGGAGAGTTCCCTCGAAAGCTTGCGGCGCCCCATCACCATGCATCCTCATCCGGCTTTGCCCTCGGCTGAATCACCAGCTCCAGATCGAGGGCTGCAAGAAGTCGAAAAAGCGTATCCACCCTGGTCGGAATTCCTCGTTCGATGCTCGACACGGTGACTTGATTCACGCCCGCCGGTTTCCCGGCTTCAGTCTGGTTCAGCCCCTTGCCCTTGCGCAGGGCTCTGAGCGATGCTCCAAGAGACTCTGCCGAGGTGACCTTGATTCGTGTTTGCATGGCTGTTGAATAGTGTTTCAAGTTATAAATAAAATTTATTCTTTTTTTGATATAAATATAAAATATTGTCAATGCTGTTAAGAAATGAAGTGGAGATCCGTTGGATCCGGAGCAGGCCCGTCCCGGCGTGCACCGCCCGCGACCCGCAGCGAAGGATTTGGCACGTGGACGCCCTGAAACTGGAGGACTTGGCTCCTCCGGCAGGAAGCGTGAGGCAAAATCCAGAAAGGCGACTCCCGTGATAAGAACGGTGGCGAGCCTTAGAGCGATGATTTTTTGACTCGAGGGTGATCCCAAGGGGTGATGGCACCTCAACAAGTACGGGTGGGAAATCACGCCCCGCAACAGGAGAGGGTATCATTGATCAAGCAGGAGGCCGGTTGTGCGGCCTCCTGCTGTTGTTTCGACGCGTTCCGCGCGGGTTGGCTATTTGCGGAGCTGTTCAAACAGGGCCGCGGCTTCGGCAGGCGGTCTTTGCTCAACACTCAGTTGGATCGGAAGCGGTTCGTGCTGCGTCGGCCAGGATGGCGACGGCTTTTTCCAGCGTGGTTTCGTCAGAATTGGTGAAGTTCAGACGCATGGCGTGCGCGCCTTGATCGGGGTCGGCAAAGAAGAATTTTCCGGGGACGAACGCCACGTTTCGAGCAATGGTCTGTTCGTTGAGCTTCTCGGTATCGATCCCGCAAGGCCCTTGCAGCCAGACGAACATGCCCCCCTCGGGCCGTGTCCAGTGGTATCCGTCGGGCATGTGTCGCGAAAGGGCGGCGAGCATGGCGGTCTGTCGGGGGTGGTACAGGTCGATGATGCGCGGCAGGTGGCGCGTCATATGCCCGCCGACGATATACTCGGCGGCCAGCGCCTGACAAAACGTGCTCGTGTGCAGGTCGATTCCCTGTTTCGCCACGACCAGCCATTGTTGTATCGGCTTGGGGGCCGCGCAGTAGCCGATGCGCAAGCCGGGAGAAAAGACTTTCGAAAAGGTGCCGGCGTAGACGACTTTCTCGGGCGCCAGGCTTTTGATCGAAGGCACGTCCGTTCCCTGGTAGCGCAGCGCGCTGTAGGGATCGTCCTCGACCAATACGACATCATATTTGCGGATCAGACGCGCGATCTCCAGGCGTCGAGCAAAAGGAAGCGTACGACCGCTCGGGTTCTGGAACGTGGGCACCAGATAGATGAACTTGATTTTGGTGCGTTGCAGTGTTTCTTCAAGCGCTTCAGGGATCAAGCCTTCATCGTCGCTTTCCATGGTCACGAACCGGGGTGCGTAGGGCCGGAAAGCCTGCAGCGCACCCAGATAGGTCGGCGATTCGACCGCTATCGCATCACCCTCCGAAATCAGGATCATCCCGATCATGTCCAGCAAGCCCTGGGAACCGCTGGTCACCAGGATGTCGTCGGCATCAGCGTCGATGTGCATTGTTTTGAGCAGGACGCTCAAGTTTTCGCGCAGCGGTCCGAAGCCCTCGGTGGTTCCGTACTGCAGGGCCGACGCGCCGTAGCGGGACAAGACCGCTTCCGTCAACCGAGGCATCAGATGGATCGGAAAACTCTCCGGAGCCGGAATGCCGCCGGCCAGGGAGATCATCCCCGGCTGGGAGACCACCTTGAGGATCTCGCGAATGGCGCTGGCGGTCATATGACGGGTACGCTCGGCAAATACTAACATCATCTTTCCCTGCCTTTATTGAATAGGTTCCGGGTGTGTCGAAATATGTTGCGGAACCATAGCTTGTTCAGATAAACAGGGGCAGATACAAAAAATCATAAATAAATGCAGTACAGATGGAATGGGAGCAAGCTGTGCCGGAATTTCGCTATCTGACGCTGGCAGATGAAATCGAACACAGCATCCGCTGCGGGACCTATCACGCCGGCGAACGGCTGCCCTCAATTCGAAAGTGGCGCGCCAAAACGCAGCTGAGCATTTCCACCATCTGCCAGGCTTTGCTCGAACTGGAGCGGCGCGGCATGATCGCCTCTCGCCCCAAATCCGGGTACTTCATCCGACCGCTACGCGAGCAGATCCTGCCGCCGCCGCAGACACGCCAGACGGAAACCAAACCCGGCAGCGTGACCATCAACAATTTGGCGTTCGCCATCCTGGAAGCGATGGGCGATCCGGAGATCCTGCAACTGGGGGGATCGGTGATGTCGCCCGAGCTGATGCCGGGCAAAGCCCTGGCCCGATGCGTGAAATCCGTCTCCCAGGACCGTTTGGCAGGTTTGATCGCGGTCTACGAACACCCCATGGGGCACCTGGGATTGAGGCGATGCCTGGCGCAATGCTATACGGCCCTGGTCAACGGTATTCAGGCCGAAGACATCCTGATCACCAACGGGTGTTTCGAAGCAGTGGCCACCTGCCTGCGGGCGGTGGCCGAAAAAGGGGACGTCATCGTCGTTGAATCGCCGACATTCCCCTGGTACCTGCAACTGATCGAGGATTTGGGCATGCTGGCCCTGGAGATTCCTACGGATCCCACCGATGGAATTGATCTTTCGGCCCTGAAATCGGCGCTGGACCACAACTCCGTAAAAGCCGCCGTCTTCAACAGCAATTTCCAGAATCCACTGGGGTTCGTGCCGCCGGACGACAAAAAACGCGCGCTGGTGCGTCTGTTCAACGAGCGGCAAATCCCCATTATCGAGGATGACATTTACGGGGAACTCTACTTTGGCCGGTCGCGACCGTCGACCTTGAAGTCCTTCGACACCAGGGGACTGGTGCTCTACTGCAGCTCGTTCTCCAAGACTCTGGCCCCGGGCCTACGCGTGGGCTGGTGCATGCCGGGCCGATTTCTGGAAAAAGTGCGGCGTCTGAAACTGTACCTTTCCATCTCGTCGCCGACCCTCACCCAGGAAGCGGTCTACCGCTATCTGAGTCAAGACGTCTTTGAACGACATCTGCGCAAGCTGCGGACCAAGCTGCAGCGCCAGATGGCCGACATGACTCTCGCCGTGGCGCGCCATTTCCCAAAGGGAACCCGCATCTCCGCGCCGCAAGGGGGCCTGACCATCTGGGTGCAGCTCGACAGAAGGGTCGACAGCCTCGAACTCTTCCGCCGGGCGTTGAAAACCGGCATCGCCGTTCTGCCCGGCATCATCTGCGCCAACACCGATGCCTACCGCCACTGCATCCGCATCAGTTGCGGACTGCCTTTCGATGAATATCTCGACAACGGCGTGCGCAACCTGGGAACGATCATCGCGGAAACCATCAGCGTGAAGCCCGCATCCGTCGGTTCATGACAACCAGCAATAAGGCTGAAAAGACCTGTGGCCGAAAGCCTCGGAGCAGATGCATCCGATTTCCTGGTCAAACCCTTTGATGGGAAGGCTCTCAGCTTCGATCAAGCAAAACTCGCGAAATCGGTATTTGGAT contains the following coding sequences:
- a CDS encoding tRNA (5-methylaminomethyl-2-thiouridylate)-methyltransferase, with product MTQSYHALALYSGGLDSILAMKTVLDQGLRVLGLHFCSPFFGHPDKIEHWQRIYGLEIHPVDVHQTFIDILRQGPRFGYGKVLNPCVDCKITMLSHARSLMDQYGARFLISGEVLGQRPMSQRRDTLNLISKQAEVRDLLLRPLCAGHMPSTPMEEEGLVDRTRLHSISGRGRKDQLRLAESYGLAEIPTPAGGCLLAEQESAKRFWPVLTRIPEPSPHDFALANMSRQYWNDGLWMMVGRNKSNNDALARMAQAEDLLFKTADVQGPLALGRRKPGIIWTEEDIRRAATFVAGFTAKKRPPGQTPLIRVTSSGQSSTLECPAESPSETGWAEFTWDRTKREKQDWIDANSPS
- a CDS encoding calcium/sodium antiporter; the protein is MDTLLNIGLIVISAALLWKGAELIVDSAAAIARRWGISELVIGLTIVAAGTSAPEFLVTVTAAYQGLPAIALSNVLGSNIFNLGLILGLVAMIRPIPTHPTLLYRDGGLLLGLTIAIMTMIYLDILGRWSGMILLGGLVGYTTLLFVRAPKEIARIAMDSGTQAGEGTSGENGQEKKVAWRTYLLLLTGFIGVALGGRIMVQAATELALVLGVSQWTIGVTIVAAGTSLPELATCLAASLKGRNDMILGNLLGSDIFNFAGVLGLTMLLRPLHAPENALLSMLLLNAMMLLVLLFIRSNWGISRTEGALLICMALARWGVDISGA
- a CDS encoding type II toxin-antitoxin system HipA family toxin; amino-acid sequence: MGRRKLSRELSVWMNGLRVGTLRRHSSGKLEFAYHEHWMRENSARPLSLSMPLRAEPYSGEVVENYYDNLLPDNQAVRRHLQRKFQTPSDNSFDLLSHIGRDCIGAVQLCPIERDPPPVHDIDATPVTDDQIAGILSNSRIMPLGISGEDDFRISLAGAQDKTALLHHDGKWHRPHGSTPTTHILKLPIGRLEHQNIDLSDSVENEWLCHQIIKEFGLPVAEASMRQFAGVNALVIKRFDRRASEDQSWIVRLPQEDMCQALGVAPALKYESDGGPGIENIMKLLLGSSRSFADRKTFLTANFLFWLLAAIDGHAKNFSIYIQTGGIYHLTPLYDIISAYPCLAKRNLEERKIKMAMAVRGANRQYHWFKILNRHWISTAKTCHFPTDEMEAIISEILQRLDGVIASVARQVPTDFPSSVAEPIFNGLLHARDRFIRNRNCNYSA
- a CDS encoding helix-turn-helix domain-containing protein, encoding MGSPSSQKIIALRLATVLITGVAFLDFASRFLPEEPSPPVSGRPRAKSFAAGRGRCTPGRACSGSNGSPLHFLTALTIFYIYIKKRINFIYNLKHYSTAMQTRIKVTSAESLGASLRALRKGKGLNQTEAGKPAGVNQVTVSSIERGIPTRVDTLFRLLAALDLELVIQPRAKPDEDAW
- a CDS encoding PLP-dependent aminotransferase family protein; its protein translation is MTASAIREILKVVSQPGMISLAGGIPAPESFPIHLMPRLTEAVLSRYGASALQYGTTEGFGPLRENLSVLLKTMHIDADADDILVTSGSQGLLDMIGMILISEGDAIAVESPTYLGALQAFRPYAPRFVTMESDDEGLIPEALEETLQRTKIKFIYLVPTFQNPSGRTLPFARRLEIARLIRKYDVVLVEDDPYSALRYQGTDVPSIKSLAPEKVVYAGTFSKVFSPGLRIGYCAAPKPIQQWLVVAKQGIDLHTSTFCQALAAEYIVGGHMTRHLPRIIDLYHPRQTAMLAALSRHMPDGYHWTRPEGGMFVWLQGPCGIDTEKLNEQTIARNVAFVPGKFFFADPDQGAHAMRLNFTNSDETTLEKAVAILADAARTASDPTEC
- a CDS encoding PLP-dependent aminotransferase family protein codes for the protein MPEFRYLTLADEIEHSIRCGTYHAGERLPSIRKWRAKTQLSISTICQALLELERRGMIASRPKSGYFIRPLREQILPPPQTRQTETKPGSVTINNLAFAILEAMGDPEILQLGGSVMSPELMPGKALARCVKSVSQDRLAGLIAVYEHPMGHLGLRRCLAQCYTALVNGIQAEDILITNGCFEAVATCLRAVAEKGDVIVVESPTFPWYLQLIEDLGMLALEIPTDPTDGIDLSALKSALDHNSVKAAVFNSNFQNPLGFVPPDDKKRALVRLFNERQIPIIEDDIYGELYFGRSRPSTLKSFDTRGLVLYCSSFSKTLAPGLRVGWCMPGRFLEKVRRLKLYLSISSPTLTQEAVYRYLSQDVFERHLRKLRTKLQRQMADMTLAVARHFPKGTRISAPQGGLTIWVQLDRRVDSLELFRRALKTGIAVLPGIICANTDAYRHCIRISCGLPFDEYLDNGVRNLGTIIAETISVKPASVGS